The following proteins are co-located in the Sporosarcina pasteurii genome:
- a CDS encoding DUF1002 domain-containing protein — translation MKRIGLLLTSFALLVAVLLPGLKAEAVVDEKLGVPIVVYGANLSEAEKASVKKSLGVENDTEVEEIYVDGSDLVNYIPDGNRHARMYSSAKITRQEAGKGLVIKIVTEENITQVSADMYGTAMLTAGVEDAIVEVAAPKKVTGHSALVGIYKAYEVSGEKLDTDRTDVANDELNLATKFAEDAGIDKDKVAELLTEIKKEIADKNPATREDVEQIVSDQLKKLNIELSETDRQLLIDLMDKIRNLNIDFGKLSDQLSDFGDKLKEKIGEIDPGFWEKVKEFFASIFESVKSWFN, via the coding sequence ATGAAAAGGATTGGTTTATTACTCACATCATTCGCATTATTAGTAGCGGTTTTACTGCCTGGTCTAAAAGCGGAAGCGGTGGTTGATGAGAAACTTGGCGTGCCAATTGTCGTATATGGTGCTAATCTATCCGAGGCTGAAAAAGCTAGCGTAAAGAAAAGTCTCGGTGTAGAAAATGACACTGAAGTGGAAGAAATATATGTTGATGGCAGTGATTTAGTTAACTATATCCCCGACGGCAATCGACATGCAAGAATGTATTCATCTGCAAAAATTACAAGACAAGAGGCTGGTAAAGGGCTTGTCATTAAAATTGTAACCGAGGAAAATATAACGCAAGTTTCTGCTGATATGTATGGTACTGCGATGTTAACGGCAGGCGTTGAGGATGCGATTGTTGAAGTAGCTGCCCCTAAAAAAGTAACAGGTCATTCCGCTTTAGTTGGAATTTATAAGGCCTATGAAGTCTCCGGCGAAAAATTAGATACGGATCGTACGGATGTCGCGAATGATGAATTGAATTTAGCAACAAAGTTTGCTGAGGACGCGGGCATCGATAAAGATAAAGTTGCAGAACTACTGACAGAAATTAAAAAGGAAATTGCTGATAAAAATCCTGCGACTAGAGAAGATGTTGAGCAAATTGTTTCAGATCAATTAAAGAAACTTAATATCGAGCTAAGCGAAACAGATCGACAACTGTTAATTGATTTAATGGATAAAATTCGTAATCTCAATATTGATTTTGGAAAGTTATCAGATCAACTTTCGGATTTTGGCGATAAGTTAAAAGAAAAAATCGGTGAAATTGATCCAGGATTTTGGGAGAAAGTGAAAGAGTTTTTCGCGAGTATCTTTGAATCGGTCAAATCATGGTTTAATTAA
- a CDS encoding AraC family transcriptional regulator — protein sequence MTTEKQAKGTGDDRIEIGSVEETIAIEKFAEAEDQFLRDLFHLEKEKAKQTIRSLIDDVMGFSSDASRQQGLKYYFITLAGIIARQMKQLHIPVEKAFYFNSTCIKLIEDKLNEHNAADVADELIEFFIYSVEERNSPTLLHQTVNGVIQYIDEHIQSPMSVEGLAAKFDVSTSHLSRIFHEHSGITLVEYINIKKVEESQYYLSFSNQKISDISDDFNFCNQSYYTRIFKKYTGYTPRKFRENITRSYFKFTLPEEKQVEDKE from the coding sequence ATGACAACAGAAAAGCAAGCAAAGGGTACAGGTGACGACCGTATAGAAATTGGAAGCGTCGAAGAGACGATAGCAATAGAGAAATTTGCTGAAGCAGAAGATCAATTTCTACGGGATTTATTTCATTTAGAAAAGGAAAAAGCGAAGCAAACGATACGTAGTTTAATTGACGATGTGATGGGTTTTTCTTCTGATGCGTCTAGACAACAAGGTTTAAAGTACTACTTCATCACGCTTGCTGGTATTATTGCTAGGCAGATGAAACAGTTACATATTCCAGTGGAAAAAGCATTTTATTTTAATTCAACATGTATTAAATTAATCGAAGACAAGTTGAATGAGCATAATGCTGCAGATGTTGCAGATGAATTAATAGAGTTCTTCATTTATTCGGTTGAAGAGAGAAATTCCCCTACACTGCTTCATCAAACGGTGAACGGGGTTATTCAATATATAGATGAACACATACAGTCACCAATGTCAGTGGAAGGGCTTGCAGCGAAGTTCGATGTTAGTACAAGTCATTTGTCGCGTATTTTTCATGAACATTCGGGGATTACGCTTGTTGAATATATTAATATTAAAAAAGTAGAAGAATCTCAGTATTACTTGAGTTTTTCAAATCAGAAAATATCCGATATCTCGGACGATTTTAATTTCTGCAATCAAAGTTATTACACAAGAATCTTTAAAAAATATACGGGTTATACCCCTCGTAAATTCAGAGAGAATATTACGAGAAGTTATTTTAAGTTCACCCTTCCAGAAGAAAAGCAAGTAGAAGACAAAGAATAA
- a CDS encoding DUF4064 domain-containing protein — MKRTAEKVLSVISLVFTVLSVIGSFIFVAIMKTFTEGTLRTEIEMELYADPELTVEDVDMILSVLEYFEGFSWFIVVVLVISLIATIIGMIFMWNEKNPKLAGIMFIVAGLFAFILSPTSIMLYIAAILCFTRKPPLAAEDQSFIDNQYDDSMRPL, encoded by the coding sequence ATGAAGCGTACTGCAGAAAAAGTTTTATCGGTGATTAGTTTAGTTTTTACAGTATTATCGGTTATAGGCAGTTTCATATTTGTCGCAATTATGAAGACATTTACAGAAGGTACACTTCGGACTGAGATAGAAATGGAGCTTTATGCAGATCCAGAGCTCACAGTCGAAGATGTTGATATGATTTTATCGGTCCTTGAATATTTTGAAGGGTTTAGTTGGTTTATCGTTGTCGTATTGGTAATCAGCTTAATTGCTACAATTATCGGTATGATTTTCATGTGGAATGAAAAAAATCCGAAGCTAGCGGGAATTATGTTTATTGTTGCTGGATTATTTGCTTTCATTTTATCACCGACTTCAATTATGTTATACATTGCAGCGATTCTTTGCTTCACGAGAAAGCCGCCGCTTGCCGCTGAAGACCAATCATTTATAGATAATCAGTATGATGACTCAATGAGGCCATTATAA
- a CDS encoding GNAT family N-acetyltransferase, which produces MEFEFTKLEDEEFAFRNMKDDEVLAEISWTMLGDVMAVEHTFVSPTLRGQGVAKKLLDRAADYAREHDYKMEPICSYVVTAFERYDEYKDIKA; this is translated from the coding sequence ATGGAATTTGAATTTACCAAATTGGAAGATGAAGAATTTGCATTCCGAAATATGAAAGATGATGAAGTATTGGCAGAGATTTCATGGACAATGCTAGGTGATGTGATGGCAGTTGAACACACATTTGTTTCCCCGACATTACGGGGACAAGGGGTTGCAAAGAAATTGCTCGATCGTGCAGCAGACTACGCTCGCGAACATGACTACAAAATGGAGCCGATTTGCTCTTATGTTGTCACTGCATTTGAACGATATGATGAATATAAGGATATTAAAGCTTAA
- a CDS encoding ring-cleaving dioxygenase, with amino-acid sequence MKLAGIHHVSAITADIEKNHDFFTRVLGMRLVKKTVNQDSTSSYHLFYADAEGTPGTDMTYFDIPMAGRTYPGVSSISNTAFRVMSDDALTFWKQRFEKLGVMHEEIMERFGRKTMKFQDDEGSRLMLVVDDGKGVPYGVPWKKEDIPIDYAIVGLGPVTLTVRKPESTAKVLVDVLRFEEVGSYPSTIEGMPEIRVFSTGEGGPAAEVHVETRTDLPFERPGRGSVHHIAFRVKTMEEYKKWEEHLRNNGFKTSGLIDRYYFKAIYFREPNGILYELSTDEPGFTNDEPLDKLGESLALPPFLEPKRDSIEASLRPIHTN; translated from the coding sequence ATGAAATTGGCTGGTATCCACCATGTATCTGCCATTACGGCAGACATAGAGAAAAATCATGACTTTTTCACACGTGTGCTTGGGATGAGGCTTGTGAAGAAAACGGTGAATCAAGATTCAACATCTTCGTATCATTTGTTTTATGCAGATGCAGAGGGGACACCTGGGACGGATATGACTTATTTTGATATTCCGATGGCTGGAAGAACCTATCCAGGCGTATCAAGTATTAGTAATACGGCGTTTCGTGTGATGTCAGATGATGCGCTCACTTTTTGGAAGCAGCGATTTGAAAAATTAGGTGTCATGCATGAGGAAATCATGGAACGTTTCGGGCGTAAAACGATGAAATTTCAAGATGATGAAGGTTCACGTCTTATGTTAGTTGTGGACGACGGCAAGGGCGTTCCTTACGGGGTTCCTTGGAAAAAGGAGGATATTCCAATTGATTATGCCATCGTTGGATTAGGGCCTGTAACCTTAACAGTTCGTAAGCCTGAGTCTACTGCTAAAGTACTTGTGGATGTTTTACGTTTTGAAGAAGTTGGTTCCTATCCTTCAACGATAGAGGGGATGCCTGAAATTCGTGTGTTTTCTACTGGTGAAGGCGGTCCAGCGGCGGAAGTTCATGTCGAAACCAGAACAGATTTACCTTTTGAAAGACCAGGACGAGGCAGTGTTCATCACATAGCCTTTCGTGTGAAGACGATGGAAGAATATAAGAAATGGGAAGAACATTTAAGAAACAATGGCTTTAAAACGAGTGGATTAATCGATCGTTATTACTTTAAGGCGATCTATTTTAGAGAGCCGAATGGGATTCTTTATGAGCTTTCAACTGATGAGCCGGGCTTTACGAATGACGAACCACTTGATAAACTAGGAGAATCACTAGCATTACCACCTTTTTTAGAACCAAAAAGAGATTCAATTGAAGCGTCATTAAGACCGATTCACACTAATTAA
- a CDS encoding GNAT family N-acetyltransferase, whose product MIRPMTSKDILYVQHIAVETWRATYENIIPVDVQLRFLNQSYSEIMLLKRMEKTLMLIAECDGVPIGFANVTSTDEDGDAELTAMYILPTHQQNGYGQKLFQAAIASLAEAKQLFVYVDNQNIIGKNFYEKQGFQLLATFSESFNGHPVETAEYVYKIPVPIA is encoded by the coding sequence ATGATTAGACCGATGACATCTAAAGATATCTTATACGTGCAACACATTGCAGTAGAAACATGGCGAGCAACCTATGAAAACATTATCCCAGTAGATGTACAACTTCGTTTCCTAAATCAGTCTTATTCAGAGATCATGCTGTTAAAAAGAATGGAGAAAACACTGATGCTCATTGCTGAATGTGATGGTGTTCCAATCGGTTTCGCAAATGTAACTTCTACTGACGAGGACGGCGATGCCGAATTAACAGCGATGTACATTTTGCCAACCCATCAACAAAACGGTTATGGACAAAAGCTTTTCCAAGCCGCTATAGCTAGCTTAGCGGAAGCAAAACAATTATTCGTCTACGTTGACAATCAAAACATCATTGGCAAGAACTTTTATGAAAAACAAGGTTTTCAATTACTTGCCACATTTTCTGAATCTTTCAACGGCCATCCCGTTGAAACCGCTGAATATGTATATAAAATACCAGTTCCTATTGCTTAA
- the yidC gene encoding membrane protein insertase YidC, which translates to MKKRIGLLSILATTVFLLSGCAGVENKEGKFYSFFVKPMEGLLDFFSGQFNGSYGLAIIVITVLIRLVLMPFMLRNYKTQQEMKIKMDALRPEMEDIQKRLKEAKEAGDKEEQMKLQQEMMGLYQKHGVNPLNMGCLPLIIQMPIIMGLYFAILYSPEVKTHKFLWFNLGEPDMIMMLIAGAVYFVQARVSLWTMPEQQKQQMKMFIYLSPIMIMFISLKAVAALPLYWAVGGLLLIIQTYIGRKLYFKEVEPQPEAPATSAKDAPKKDSKSKKK; encoded by the coding sequence TTGAAGAAGAGAATCGGTCTGTTATCGATACTCGCAACGACAGTCTTCTTATTGAGTGGTTGTGCGGGCGTCGAAAATAAAGAAGGTAAATTTTATAGTTTTTTTGTTAAGCCGATGGAAGGGCTACTAGACTTTTTTAGTGGTCAATTTAATGGTAGTTATGGTTTAGCGATTATTGTAATCACAGTATTAATTCGTCTCGTTTTAATGCCTTTTATGCTTCGAAATTACAAGACGCAACAAGAGATGAAAATCAAGATGGATGCACTTCGTCCTGAGATGGAAGACATTCAGAAACGTTTGAAGGAAGCTAAAGAAGCTGGTGATAAAGAAGAGCAAATGAAGCTTCAACAAGAAATGATGGGGCTGTATCAAAAGCACGGCGTAAACCCATTAAACATGGGATGTCTGCCACTCATTATCCAAATGCCAATTATTATGGGGCTCTATTTTGCGATTCTTTATTCCCCAGAAGTTAAAACGCATAAATTTTTATGGTTCAATCTTGGGGAACCAGATATGATTATGATGTTAATCGCAGGTGCTGTTTATTTTGTTCAAGCACGTGTATCTCTATGGACGATGCCTGAACAACAAAAGCAACAGATGAAAATGTTCATTTATCTGTCACCAATTATGATTATGTTCATTTCATTAAAGGCTGTTGCCGCTTTACCGCTTTACTGGGCTGTTGGTGGTTTACTACTCATTATTCAAACGTACATTGGACGTAAGCTTTATTTTAAAGAGGTTGAACCGCAACCTGAAGCACCTGCAACATCCGCAAAGGACGCTCCGAAAAAAGATTCAAAGTCAAAGAAGAAATAA